The following proteins are encoded in a genomic region of Sesamum indicum cultivar Zhongzhi No. 13 linkage group LG8, S_indicum_v1.0, whole genome shotgun sequence:
- the LOC105167291 gene encoding katanin p60 ATPase-containing subunit A-like 2 isoform X1 produces the protein MADEPLPTRWSFQEFKLFYDSKFGRKREAKAEDGAANGQAVHSTTHSNGMSNGSGRVKNTSDLAIYEQFRNQDRNNLTHSNGVPSAGVDELPQRSLLPPFESAEVRALAESLSRDIIRGSPDVKWESIKGLENAKRLLKEAVVMPIKYPKYFTGLLTPWKGILLFGPPGTGKTMLAKAVATECKTTFFNISASSIVSKWRGDSEKLVKVLFELARHHAPSTIFLDEIDAIISQRGEGRSEHEASRRLKTELLIQMDGLTKTNELVFVLAATNLPWELDAAMLRRLEKRILVPLPEPEARRAMFEELLPPNPEEIPYDLLVERTEGFSGSDIRLLCKEAAMQPLRRLMTILEEKQELVPEEELPKVGPITHGDVEVALRNTRPSAHLHAHRYEKFNEDYGSQILH, from the exons ATGGCGGATGAGCCTTTGCCCACCCGCTGGTCATTTCAG GAATTTAAGTTGTTTTATGATTCCAAGTTTGGGAGGAAGAGGGAGGCTAAGGCAGAAGATGGGGCTGCAAATGGTCAAGCTGTACATAGTACGACGCATTCGAATGGGATGTCAAATGGAAGTGGACGTGTTAAGAACACATCTGACTTGGCTATCTATGAACAGTTCAGGAACCAG GATCGAAACAATTTAACGCACTCTAATGGAGTCCCATCTGCAGGAGTGGATGAATTGCC GCAGCGGTCTTTACTTCCTCCCTTTGAGTCAGCAGAAGTCCGTGCTTTGGCAGAGAGTTTAAGTAG AGACATCATTCGAGGTAGTCCAGATGTTAAATGGGAATCCATAAAAGGGTTAGAGAATGCCAAACGGCTACTCAAAGAAGCTGTTGTTATGCCGATAAAATATCCAAA GTACTTCACTGGTCTTCTGACACCATGGAAAGGCATTCTCCTTTTTGGCCCCCCTGGAACAGGAAAG ACTATGCTGGCAAAAGCAGTTGCAACAGAGTGCAAAACCACATTCTTCAACATTTCTGCATCATCAATTGTTAGCAAATGGAGGG GTGACTCTGAAAAATTGGTTAAAGTATTGTTTGAGCTAGCTAGGCATCACGCACCATCAACTATATTTCTGGATGAAATTGATGCAATTATCAGCCAACGGGGTGAAGGGCGCAGTGAACATGAAGCAAGCAGGCGTCTGAAGACTGAGTTGCTTATACAG ATGGATGGTTTGACAAAGACAAATGAACTTGTTTTTGTTCTGGCAGCAACTAACCTTCCCTGGGAACTAGATGCAGCAATGCTTAGGCGTCTTGAGAAGCGG ATCCTTGTACCTCTTCCGGAACCAGAAGCAAGAAGAGCGATGTTTGAGGAATTACTGCCACCAAATCCTGAGGAAATTCCTTATGATTTGTTGGTGGAGAGGACGGAAGGTTTTTCAGGTTCAGATATTCGTCTATTGTGCAAAGAGGCTGCAATGCAGCCACTGCGAAGGTTGATGACTATTCTTGAGGAGAAACAAGAACTGGTGCCTGAGGAAG AACTACCAAAGGTTGGACCCATTACACATGGCGATGTTGAGGTAGCCTTGAGGAACACCAGACCTTCTGCTCATCTCCATGCCCATCGTTATGAGAAATTTAATGAAGACTATGGCAGCCAAATACTCCATTGA
- the LOC105167291 gene encoding katanin p60 ATPase-containing subunit A-like 2 isoform X2, whose protein sequence is MADEPLPTRWSFQFGRKREAKAEDGAANGQAVHSTTHSNGMSNGSGRVKNTSDLAIYEQFRNQDRNNLTHSNGVPSAGVDELPQRSLLPPFESAEVRALAESLSRDIIRGSPDVKWESIKGLENAKRLLKEAVVMPIKYPKYFTGLLTPWKGILLFGPPGTGKTMLAKAVATECKTTFFNISASSIVSKWRGDSEKLVKVLFELARHHAPSTIFLDEIDAIISQRGEGRSEHEASRRLKTELLIQMDGLTKTNELVFVLAATNLPWELDAAMLRRLEKRILVPLPEPEARRAMFEELLPPNPEEIPYDLLVERTEGFSGSDIRLLCKEAAMQPLRRLMTILEEKQELVPEEELPKVGPITHGDVEVALRNTRPSAHLHAHRYEKFNEDYGSQILH, encoded by the exons ATGGCGGATGAGCCTTTGCCCACCCGCTGGTCATTTCAG TTTGGGAGGAAGAGGGAGGCTAAGGCAGAAGATGGGGCTGCAAATGGTCAAGCTGTACATAGTACGACGCATTCGAATGGGATGTCAAATGGAAGTGGACGTGTTAAGAACACATCTGACTTGGCTATCTATGAACAGTTCAGGAACCAG GATCGAAACAATTTAACGCACTCTAATGGAGTCCCATCTGCAGGAGTGGATGAATTGCC GCAGCGGTCTTTACTTCCTCCCTTTGAGTCAGCAGAAGTCCGTGCTTTGGCAGAGAGTTTAAGTAG AGACATCATTCGAGGTAGTCCAGATGTTAAATGGGAATCCATAAAAGGGTTAGAGAATGCCAAACGGCTACTCAAAGAAGCTGTTGTTATGCCGATAAAATATCCAAA GTACTTCACTGGTCTTCTGACACCATGGAAAGGCATTCTCCTTTTTGGCCCCCCTGGAACAGGAAAG ACTATGCTGGCAAAAGCAGTTGCAACAGAGTGCAAAACCACATTCTTCAACATTTCTGCATCATCAATTGTTAGCAAATGGAGGG GTGACTCTGAAAAATTGGTTAAAGTATTGTTTGAGCTAGCTAGGCATCACGCACCATCAACTATATTTCTGGATGAAATTGATGCAATTATCAGCCAACGGGGTGAAGGGCGCAGTGAACATGAAGCAAGCAGGCGTCTGAAGACTGAGTTGCTTATACAG ATGGATGGTTTGACAAAGACAAATGAACTTGTTTTTGTTCTGGCAGCAACTAACCTTCCCTGGGAACTAGATGCAGCAATGCTTAGGCGTCTTGAGAAGCGG ATCCTTGTACCTCTTCCGGAACCAGAAGCAAGAAGAGCGATGTTTGAGGAATTACTGCCACCAAATCCTGAGGAAATTCCTTATGATTTGTTGGTGGAGAGGACGGAAGGTTTTTCAGGTTCAGATATTCGTCTATTGTGCAAAGAGGCTGCAATGCAGCCACTGCGAAGGTTGATGACTATTCTTGAGGAGAAACAAGAACTGGTGCCTGAGGAAG AACTACCAAAGGTTGGACCCATTACACATGGCGATGTTGAGGTAGCCTTGAGGAACACCAGACCTTCTGCTCATCTCCATGCCCATCGTTATGAGAAATTTAATGAAGACTATGGCAGCCAAATACTCCATTGA